Proteins encoded by one window of Mycoplasma capricolum subsp. capricolum ATCC 27343:
- the mip gene encoding Ig-specific serine endopeptidase MIP: MKRLNKLLMFLSSSTLLIPITLLVACTPSKVVAKPIDDNEFNKLINSIKTETDLLKYADIKFKDQRGSEANKANIIPSQLKNEHINIIFKDKYKGQVSAIVTNIDVDKSNLFAIQKDAKVFVQFTNNKTGTSKTINFVINGLNEKGNFDASGNRVVNDLDYFGGNLGYEQYAKKSQKERFKFDNEKYVSLLKHQVNNGKDINLKEYRGLDTKPDHIKKFDELAEKSNFDTYYNAALKGFTLPIYDSSGQVSGLQVNDGAEVPKGPSSVDSIGRSEKAKTNGLARTIPNETYRIAAIQTFQVNFTAYKDYAKEIEEAQDNIELFGTWNSEQIKSYIETQLRQLTLNYEDESGQIDRELQQTKSDSTSIIQNLNNQKEKLKKEFDEKFKEISNLKKEDLVKWQEKEIEEYRKKSKENKYQTSESGTMWIMDYIDVNKPTKFYFGTNSHVAKAIKDNLVSVSLTRLNSDIKIGETFGLNSFDKNFTRFNFTPKNGKKLNEAISSIFHATDFIKDQSNPIKLLKNEQETKYKGAGLFADFAIVEIDFEKLLDKSNYFYTVWSGSEDISKDFGDEQDKLISKITNNYAGDQSNKVKFVSDWILDNDNYKKFDRKLDFNPNDPEDLKKYQDLDSLYILGYPTANEDYYLDKNEDHKQLANKKYDFSLWINSEYKYYKNLSQKEGSPSLFNKYETDKGNFFSYQIGYRSFIDKPGLTDAFISANKVGKKLYSLDLKNDGNVKKYFNYGLEILPRFYAPAGGASGSSVRTKDNKLLAVYHAANGTAKTGLAAAFRSNGYNYNGLFGTYNLGQYDLIYGGGKDQEKDKSYREVMLSKYNGQKSALFPKGFEEKEIPQEFKFANK; encoded by the coding sequence ATGAAAAGATTAAATAAATTGTTGATGTTTTTATCATCTTCAACACTTTTAATCCCTATTACATTATTAGTTGCTTGTACTCCATCAAAAGTAGTTGCAAAGCCTATTGATGACAATGAATTTAATAAACTTATCAATTCTATAAAAACAGAAACTGATCTTTTAAAATATGCTGATATTAAATTTAAGGATCAAAGAGGTTCTGAAGCAAACAAAGCAAATATAATTCCATCACAATTAAAAAATGAACATATAAATATAATTTTTAAGGATAAATATAAAGGACAAGTTAGTGCAATTGTTACAAATATAGATGTCGATAAATCTAACTTATTTGCTATACAAAAAGACGCTAAAGTTTTTGTTCAATTTACAAATAATAAAACAGGAACAAGTAAAACTATAAATTTTGTTATTAATGGATTAAATGAAAAAGGTAATTTTGATGCTTCAGGTAATAGAGTAGTTAATGATTTAGATTATTTTGGTGGAAATTTAGGATATGAACAATATGCTAAAAAGAGTCAAAAAGAAAGATTTAAATTTGATAATGAAAAGTATGTTTCTCTTTTAAAACATCAAGTTAATAATGGAAAAGATATTAATTTAAAAGAATATAGAGGTTTAGATACTAAACCTGACCATATTAAAAAGTTTGATGAATTAGCAGAAAAAAGTAACTTTGATACTTATTATAATGCTGCATTAAAAGGGTTCACATTACCAATTTATGATAGTAGTGGACAAGTAAGTGGGTTACAAGTTAATGATGGTGCTGAAGTTCCAAAAGGACCATCTTCAGTAGATTCTATAGGAAGGTCAGAAAAAGCTAAGACTAATGGTTTAGCTAGAACTATACCAAATGAAACATATAGAATAGCAGCTATTCAAACTTTTCAAGTAAATTTTACAGCTTATAAAGATTATGCTAAAGAAATAGAAGAAGCACAAGATAATATTGAATTATTTGGTACATGAAATAGTGAACAAATTAAAAGTTATATTGAAACACAATTGCGTCAATTAACTTTAAATTATGAAGATGAATCTGGTCAAATAGATAGAGAATTACAACAAACTAAAAGTGATAGTACAAGTATAATACAAAATTTAAATAATCAAAAAGAAAAACTAAAGAAAGAATTTGATGAAAAATTTAAAGAGATATCAAATCTAAAAAAAGAAGATTTAGTTAAATGACAAGAAAAAGAAATTGAAGAATACAGAAAAAAAAGTAAAGAAAATAAATATCAAACTTCTGAATCTGGAACAATGTGAATCATGGATTATATTGATGTTAATAAACCAACAAAATTTTATTTTGGAACAAATTCACACGTTGCCAAAGCTATAAAAGATAATTTAGTTTCTGTTTCATTAACAAGATTAAATTCAGACATTAAAATTGGTGAAACTTTTGGGTTAAATAGTTTTGATAAAAACTTTACAAGATTTAACTTTACACCAAAGAATGGTAAAAAACTTAATGAAGCTATATCTTCTATTTTTCATGCCACAGATTTTATAAAAGATCAAAGCAATCCGATAAAACTACTTAAAAATGAACAAGAGACAAAATATAAAGGTGCTGGATTATTTGCTGATTTTGCTATTGTTGAAATAGATTTTGAAAAATTATTAGATAAAAGTAATTATTTTTATACTGTTTGAAGTGGATCTGAAGATATTTCAAAAGACTTTGGTGATGAACAAGACAAATTAATTTCTAAGATTACTAACAACTACGCAGGTGATCAATCTAATAAAGTTAAATTTGTATCTGATTGAATATTAGATAATGATAATTATAAAAAATTTGATAGAAAGCTTGATTTTAATCCTAATGATCCTGAAGATTTGAAAAAATATCAAGATTTAGATAGTCTTTATATTTTAGGATATCCAACCGCTAATGAGGATTATTATTTGGATAAAAATGAAGATCATAAGCAATTAGCAAATAAGAAATATGATTTTTCATTATGAATTAATAGTGAGTATAAGTACTATAAAAATCTATCCCAAAAAGAAGGTTCACCAAGTTTATTTAATAAGTATGAAACTGATAAGGGAAACTTTTTTTCATATCAAATAGGATATAGATCATTTATAGATAAACCTGGGCTTACAGATGCATTTATATCTGCTAATAAGGTCGGTAAGAAGCTGTATTCACTAGATTTAAAAAATGATGGTAATGTAAAAAAATATTTTAATTATGGTCTAGAAATACTTCCAAGATTTTATGCACCAGCTGGTGGAGCTTCTGGTTCTAGTGTTAGAACAAAAGATAATAAATTATTGGCAGTATATCATGCTGCTAATGGAACAGCTAAAACAGGATTAGCTGCTGCATTTAGATCAAATGGATATAATTATAATGGATTATTTGGAACATATAATTTAGGTCAATATGATTTAATTTATGGTGGTGGAAAAGATCAAGAAAAAGATAAGTCATATAGAGAAGTTATGTTATCTAAATATAATGGTCAAAAAAGCGCATTATTCCCTAAAGGTTTTGAAGAAAAAGAAATTCCACAAGAGTTTAAATTTGCTAATAAATAA